Proteins from a single region of Theobroma cacao cultivar B97-61/B2 chromosome 10, Criollo_cocoa_genome_V2, whole genome shotgun sequence:
- the LOC18586704 gene encoding 40S ribosomal protein S15a-1, with the protein MVRVSVLNDALKSMYNAEKRGKRQVMIRPSSKVIIKFLLVMQKHGYIGEFEYVDDHRAGKIVVELNGRLNKCGVISPRFDVGVKEIEGWTARLLPSRQFGYIVLTTSAGIMDHEEARRKNVGGKVLGFFY; encoded by the exons ATGGTGAGGGTCAGCGTCTTGAATGATGCACTCAAAAGCATGTACAATGCGGAGAAGAGAGGCAAACGACAGGTCATGATCAGGCCTTCCTCAAAAGTGATCATCAAGTTCCTTTTGGTCATGCAGAAGCATG GTTACATTGGAGAGTTTGAGTATGTCGACGATCACAGAGCTGGTAAAATTGTGGTTGAACTGAATGGAAGGCTGAATAAGTGCGGTGTGATCAGTCCTCGTTTTGATGTAGGAGTCAAAGAGATTGAGGGTTGGACTGCTAGGTTACTTCCTTCAAGACAG TTTGGATATATTGTGCTCACCACATCTGCTGGAATCATGGACCATGAAGAAGCCAGAAGAAAGAATGTTGGTGGGAAAGTACTTGGCTTTTTCTATTGA